A stretch of DNA from Yoonia sp. BS5-3:
CAGCGCACGCAGCCGGGCGATGTCGCGCCGTTGCAATCCCGTCAAAACGGACAGTCGGCTATCCGTCGACTTTCCGTCGGACATCTGCCGAGCCGCGTCGACGTAATGCGCCTTAAGCCGTTCAGACAGCTCTGGGAATTGCACCCCTCTGGCCACCATCAGGCGGGCAAGTGGGGCCAGCAGTCTATCGAGCAAATCAATCATAATGTGCTTTTTGCACATTTTTGTTGACAGGTCCATCGATTTCAAAATATGTGCAAATTACACATTTATGGAGATCGCCATGCAATTCACACCAAAAACCTTGTTGATGCTTGGTCCGTTAGCCGTGGTTGCCGCCTGTTCGGCGCCCTCATACGGACCGCCGCCCGTGTCCGTCTTGGAGGAGTCCGCGATTAACGCACCGGTAGCTGCCCCTGAGGTTCTGGCCGCCCCCGTCCTTGTCGATTCGGCGCCTTCGGTCATCGAACGGCGTATCGTAAAGCCGGCACCGGCACCGACCCCACAAGTCAGTGCAGGTGTGCTGACTGCAGGGGACATCGATGACACGCTGAACCTCGCCCGATTCCTGCGCTATCAAGATGAAGCATCTGAAACGCTTGGGTGGCGCGCGGCTGCCTTGGACGCGCCGATAATGGCCCAATTGCGCGGTCCCTCAGGCGCACCCGCACCCGGCGTGCGGTTCACCCTGCGCAAGCCCGGCGAAGCTGACCCTTTCTATGATGGCTATTCCGGTGTCGACGGGCGGATCACTGTCTTTCCTCGCGCCTTGGGTGCGGGACGCCCACGCCAAATCGAATTGCACGCCTTCCCTGAGGCAGGTGGCCCCGCGGTAGCAGCCCAACTGCAAACAGGTACGGGCCGTCAAGTCGTTACACTGCCCAGCGAAAACGCGTGGTCCCCTGATTTCATGGATCTCGTCTTTGTTATCGATGCAACAGGCAGCATGGGCGATGAGCTAAAGTGGCTGTCCGAGGAGATCGGTCAAATCTCACGTGCAGCCCGGACGGCGGCGCCGGGCGTCGATATCCGCTATGGGCTGGTTGTGTACAGATCGCCAGGTGATCCCCAGCCGGTTCGCAACTACGGATTTACCAACAACATAAACCAATTCACAAGCTGGGTCGCTGCACAGAATGCCTGGGGCGGTGCTGGTGGGCCAGAGATGGTCGCCCATGCGCTGGATGAGGCAGTGCAACTGAACTGGCGGCGCGGAAAGGGCGAGCGGTTACTGTTTCAGATCGGGGATGAGCCACCGCGCGCGTGGCATGCAGGGCGATACTATAGTGCCGCCGAGACGGCAGCGGCGAATGGCATTCAGGTCTTCGGCCTGGCCGCCAGCGGCACCGAGGCCAGCCTGGAATATCTGATGCGCCAAGGCTCCGTGATGACCGGCGGGCGCTATCTGTTCCTGACCGATGACAGCGGCGTCGGGCTGTCCCATGCCGAGCCGACGATCTCGTGCTATCAGGTGACCCGCCTCAATGATCTGATGATCCGGGTGTTGAGGTCCGAGCTAAGCGGTCGCCGGGTTGAGGCCCCCGCTGCGGATGTGATCCGCGAAGTCGGCAGCTATCAGGGCGGTATCTGCCGCGACTAAGCGCCCAATACGGTTGTGCTTGATCCGGAAATTGGGTCACATACCCCCATGACAACCGCATTGATTTCGCATGATGATTGCCTGGGCCACGTCACCCCGCCCGGCCACCCCGAACAAGTGGCGCGCCTGGATGCTGTTCTGGGCGCGCTTGAAGGAATGGAGCTGCACCGCGTCAAAGCGCCCATGGCCGCTGAAGACGATCTGTTGCGCGCCCATCCCAAAGCGCATATCGACGCCATCAAGGCCGCCGCCCCGGATGAAGGCTGGCGTTCGCTGGATGCCGATACGCATATGTCCGTGGGCAGTCTGCAAGCGGCCTATCGCGCGGCGGGCGGGGCTGTGCGGGCCGTCGATCTGGTGATGGGGGGCGAGGCACAAAATGCCTTTGCCGCCGTTCGCCCCCCCGGCCACCATGCAGAGCGCGAGACGGCGATGGGCTTTTGCTTGTTCGGCAGCATTGCGATTGCGGCCAAATATGCGCTGGATCACCACGGGCTGGCCCGGGTGGCCATCGTTGATTTTGATGTCCATCATGGCAACGGCACGCAGGACCTGGTCGAAGATGACGCGCGTATTCTGTTTTGTTCCACCCACCAATCGCCGCTTTATCCCGGCACCGGTGCGGCCCATGAAACGGGTGTTGGCAATGTGCTGAATGTGCCTCTGCCCGGCGGGACAGGCTCAAAGGGCTTCCGTGACGCTTATGAGCAGGTCGTCCTGCCG
This window harbors:
- a CDS encoding vWA domain-containing protein; this encodes MQFTPKTLLMLGPLAVVAACSAPSYGPPPVSVLEESAINAPVAAPEVLAAPVLVDSAPSVIERRIVKPAPAPTPQVSAGVLTAGDIDDTLNLARFLRYQDEASETLGWRAAALDAPIMAQLRGPSGAPAPGVRFTLRKPGEADPFYDGYSGVDGRITVFPRALGAGRPRQIELHAFPEAGGPAVAAQLQTGTGRQVVTLPSENAWSPDFMDLVFVIDATGSMGDELKWLSEEIGQISRAARTAAPGVDIRYGLVVYRSPGDPQPVRNYGFTNNINQFTSWVAAQNAWGGAGGPEMVAHALDEAVQLNWRRGKGERLLFQIGDEPPRAWHAGRYYSAAETAAANGIQVFGLAASGTEASLEYLMRQGSVMTGGRYLFLTDDSGVGLSHAEPTISCYQVTRLNDLMIRVLRSELSGRRVEAPAADVIREVGSYQGGICRD
- a CDS encoding histone deacetylase family protein, giving the protein MTTALISHDDCLGHVTPPGHPEQVARLDAVLGALEGMELHRVKAPMAAEDDLLRAHPKAHIDAIKAAAPDEGWRSLDADTHMSVGSLQAAYRAAGGAVRAVDLVMGGEAQNAFAAVRPPGHHAERETAMGFCLFGSIAIAAKYALDHHGLARVAIVDFDVHHGNGTQDLVEDDARILFCSTHQSPLYPGTGAAHETGVGNVLNVPLPGGTGSKGFRDAYEQVVLPRVDAFSPEILLISAGFDAHRDDPLAGMELTTEDFAWVTGKLCDLADRHCKGRVVSALEGGYDLPALGASAAAHVKILEERGR